One genomic region from Ignavibacteriales bacterium encodes:
- a CDS encoding PorV/PorQ family protein, translated as MFKKSAFLLSTLIILSTSLQAQTVIAKYAGEFMALGVGGRALGMGGSFVAVANDVTSGYYNPAGLANINYPQFALMHSEQFGNLVNYDYGAVAIPFQEDMSFGLSVMRLGVDGIPDTREALVNPEGNVVYDITDPRNRINPSLINEFSNQDWAFYLTFAKRQTEDFYWGINAKIIRRDLAEYGATGIGFDVGAYYTPMENLFLGANLQDATTTLVAWSTGRNELVSPTLKVGAAYKVVEFLGGYIMPALDFDIRFENRQFASNFNVGPVSFDMHAGIEYTFQNLVYVRGGYNDVKQFTVGAGVKLPKLNIDYSFARFNESAVERLDDSHRISITLTLEEPRFLRSGS; from the coding sequence ATGTTCAAAAAATCGGCTTTTCTTCTATCAACTCTTATAATACTTAGCACATCATTGCAAGCACAAACCGTAATTGCAAAATATGCCGGTGAGTTTATGGCTCTTGGTGTTGGCGGGCGAGCGCTTGGAATGGGAGGCTCATTTGTTGCCGTTGCTAACGATGTTACATCAGGTTATTACAACCCTGCAGGGCTTGCAAATATCAATTATCCGCAGTTTGCTTTAATGCACTCAGAACAATTTGGCAATTTAGTTAATTACGATTACGGTGCGGTAGCTATTCCATTTCAGGAAGATATGAGTTTTGGATTAAGCGTTATGAGACTTGGTGTGGATGGAATTCCTGATACAAGAGAAGCGTTAGTGAATCCCGAAGGTAATGTGGTTTATGATATTACCGATCCAAGAAACAGAATTAATCCTTCCTTAATTAATGAATTCAGCAATCAGGACTGGGCATTTTATTTAACATTTGCTAAAAGACAAACAGAAGATTTTTATTGGGGAATTAATGCAAAAATTATCAGAAGAGATTTAGCTGAGTATGGCGCAACCGGAATTGGTTTTGATGTTGGCGCTTATTATACACCAATGGAAAATTTATTTCTTGGCGCTAATCTGCAAGATGCCACAACAACCTTAGTGGCTTGGAGCACAGGTAGAAACGAACTTGTATCACCAACTTTAAAAGTTGGCGCGGCGTATAAAGTTGTAGAATTTCTTGGTGGATACATTATGCCAGCTTTAGATTTTGATATTAGATTTGAGAACAGACAATTTGCCTCAAACTTTAATGTTGGTCCCGTTAGTTTTGATATGCACGCCGGAATAGAATACACATTTCAGAATTTAGTTTATGTTAGAGGCGGATATAATGACGTTAAACAATTTACAGTTGGTGCGGGAGTAAAATTACCAAAACTTAATATTGATTATTCTTTTGCAAGATTTAATGAATCAGCAGTAGAAAGACTAGACGATTCTCATAGAATATCAATAACGTTAACTTTAGAAGAACCAAGATTTTTAAGAAGCGGTTCTTAA
- a CDS encoding TlpA family protein disulfide reductase: MIKLVLIILITLSINTFSIENNNTKGKPVNSENSINNPDGDKAPDFSLKSFEGKTIKLSDYKGKVVIIDFWATWCPPCRKGIPDLVSIQNDFTKDVIIIGISLDGEKTIKDVPSFVKSYGINYPIVYGDEKVVSAYGGIEGIPTAFIIDKKGNVVDKHVGLVPKDTYVNKIKELLK; this comes from the coding sequence ATGATAAAACTAGTTTTGATAATTTTAATTACGTTAAGTATAAATACTTTTAGCATTGAAAATAATAACACAAAAGGAAAGCCAGTTAATTCTGAAAATAGTATTAATAATCCTGATGGTGATAAAGCACCTGATTTTTCGTTAAAATCATTTGAAGGTAAGACTATAAAGCTTTCTGATTATAAGGGTAAAGTTGTAATAATAGATTTTTGGGCAACATGGTGCCCTCCATGCAGAAAAGGAATCCCTGATCTTGTTTCAATTCAAAATGATTTTACTAAAGATGTTATTATAATTGGTATTTCGTTAGATGGTGAAAAAACAATAAAAGATGTTCCTAGTTTTGTAAAAAGCTACGGAATAAATTATCCTATTGTTTATGGTGATGAAAAAGTAGTTTCAGCATATGGTGGTATTGAAGGAATACCCACAGCTTTTATAATTGATAAAAAAGGAAATGTGGTTGATAAACATGTTGGGCTTGTTCCAAAAGATACTTATGTGAACAAGATTAAAGAATTGTTAAAGTAA